The following is a genomic window from Desulforhopalus sp..
TCCCGATCAATACCTCGAAATCCTCCGTCATCTGCAGGCCGAGGTGGAAAAGCTGCGACCCGTTCGCTGAGACAAGGGGTCGACATGTCTTTTCGCAACAAACTCGGTTTTGCCTTTGGCAGTGTTGTCGCAATCATGGTTGCCATTCTCCTGGTGGTCTGGTGGAGCATGGACACCGCCATGATGCGGCAGAAGGCCATCACCACCTTCAGTCTCGATGTCTATAAATCACTCTATGCCATAGGCCACGAGCAGTTTCAGTTCATCATCACCCAGAAGATGCAGCATGCAATTACCACCTCGGAGCTCCTGGAGGACTTGACCGGGCGCTTTGTCCAGGAAACGGAACGATTTGTCAGGGAAGGGGTCACCAGAGAGAAGGCCCCCACCGATGGTCTGGTCGACTACCGAGAAGAATTTCGCCGCTTTTCGGTGAAAACGGTAGAGCTGGAAACGGCCAAAAGCCGGGTGAGTGTTGAGGCCGCGCATCTGTTTGCGGCAAGCAGTCAACTCGCCGAACAAGGGGAGGTCGGTGGAACCAGCCTCCTCACCCAGACCGGCCAGGTGCTGCTGGTGGAAAGGGATTATCTGCTGACTCTTGGAGCAGGGAAGGCGGCACAGGTGGTTGAGGGAGTAACTGCCTTGGAGCGGCTGGCGAAAGAGATCATGCAGGATACTGAGGACCGGGCGCTGCGCCTTAAACTGTTCCGCATCGTCAAGGCCGCTGCTACCTACCGCACGGTGTTCACCAACTATCTGCGGGAACAGGAGGACCTCGCCGGGGAATATCAGCAGCTCTACCGCAGCGGCCGGGACTTGACGGAAGAGCTGCAGAGTTTTCTTGCTCGGGAACGCCAGTACGGCGAACGGGAAATCGCCCGTCTCAAGACTATTGCCGTCGCCGCCTCGCTGCTCGCCCTGCTCGTCGCGGTGCTGGCCGCCCTTATCCTCGCCGACCGTATCACCAAACCGATTGAACAGCTGAAGATATCCGCCCAGGAGATCCTCGGCGGCAACCTCGCGACCACGGTTGATATCGTTTCGCGGGACGAGGTCGGCAGTCTGGGGCGGATCTTCAACCAGATGATCGAAAAGCTGCGCACCAGTTTCGATGAGATCCTCCGCTACCGTGATCGTCTTGAGGAGCAGGTGGCGGAGCGGACGCAGGCCCTGCAGCGAGAGGTCGAAGAGCGGCGCGATATCGAGCACAAGCTGCGGATAGGCGAGGAGCAGCTGCGGATGATCATCGACCAGTCGCCCTTGGGCGTCATTGTCTGGGACAACAGCTTTCGCGTTGTCCGCTGGAACAAGATGGCGGAGCGTATTTTTGGGTATCGCGCCGGAGAGGCGATCGGGCTGCCGGCAACGGCGGTAATGCCGGCTGAAATGCACGTGCACCTTGACAAGATCTGGACGAAACTGATCGGCTCGCCGGCGGGGGTGCGCAGCAGCAATATCAATCTTCGAAAGAATGGCGAGACTATTCAGTGCGATTGGTTTAACACCCCGATTTATGACCGTTCCGGCGCAGTGATGGGTGCCCTGTCTTTAGTGCAGGACGCGACCGAACGGATCCGTGCCGAGGAAGAGGGGCTGAAACTCAAAAAACTCGAATCAACCGGCATCCTCGCTGGAGGTATTGCCCACGATTTCAATAATATACTCACCGCTATCCTGGGCAATCTCAACCTGTCGCTGCAGGATGAGGCATTGGGCAAAGAGACCCATCGTTTGCTGGTTGCGGCGGAGAAGGCGTCATTGCGCGCCAAGGATCTGACCCAGCAGCTGCTCACCTTCGCCAAGGGTGGCGAGCCGATCCGCGAGTCGACATCACTTCGCGAGATCATTGAGGATTCGGCGGGCTTTGTCCTTCATGGCAGCAACGTCTCTTGCCACAACGACATCCCAGGTGACCTGTGGCCGGCAATGGTTGATCGTGGCCAGATCAGCCAGGTCATCCAGAATATCGTTATCAACGCCCGCCACGCCATGCCGAATGGCGGCGTGGTGCGCATCAGCTGCGAAAACATTGAGGCTGGGAGAGTGCAGAATGCCGTGGTTGATCCGGATAAACGCTATGTGAAAATCACCATTGGCGATACCGGTATCGGTATTCCGCAACACCTCCTCGATAAGATCTTCGATCCCTATTTTACCACCAAGCAGGAGGGCAGCGGCCTCGGTCTGGCGATTACCCTGGCCATCGTCAACAAGCATAACGGCCATATCTTCGTTCATTCGACACCCGGCCAGGGCACGGAATTTGCCATCTATCTTCCCGCGGCCGATGGGGCTGCCGAGGATAAACCAGCGACCAAGCCGCCATCGATAGCCGGCCCGCGGCGGGTGTTGGTCATGGACGATGAGCAAATGGTCCGTGAGGTCATTGGGGTAATGCTGCGTTCTCTTGGCCACGAGGTGCTCTTTGCTGCTGAGGGAGGTGAAGCGGTGGCGCTGGTTGCCGCCCGCCAGGGGAGTGATGCACCGGTCGGCCTGGTGATTGTCGACCTGACTATCCCCGGCGGCATGGGCGGCATGGAGGCGATGCGCCAACTGCACGACCTTGACCCAGCGCTGCCGGTTATCGTTGCCAGCGGCTATTCCAATGACCCGGTCATGGCCTCATACCGCGACTATGGCTTCAGTGCCGCAGTGGCCAAACCCTTTGTGCTGTCGGAATTGCGACAGGCCATCGAAAACGCCTTAAATAGATCCCTTGCCTGATCGCAATTGGCTGTGATCCTCTAATGATTCGATTATGGACAGAAGATTTCTTGCCGCTACCCCGGTTTGTTCAAAATACCGGCTGCGTAGCTCACAAATCAGCAATCCATTGTAATTTCTAATAAATTCTCTAAAAAGCGGGCTGAAGGGGATGTTGCCCCAACCGACCGGCATATGGGAATCGCCTTTGCCAAAAGGGAGCTGGTGGGTCTGGATTTTTTCAGTGGCATAAACCGAATGGCCGAAATTATCGTGGACATGGCAATGGGCGATGTGTGGTGCAATGCTTCGTACCTCGCTTATCATGTCGAGATTATAGAATTTTGTCGACAGATGCAGGTGGCCGAAGTCGAGGGTAATCCGCACATTGCTGCGGTTAATCTGCTTGACCTGAAAGGCCAGCATATGGGGAATCTCCGCATAACAGTAGGGCGAATGGTGCAGGTAGGGGCGGGCGTTCTCCATGGCAATGATGGTTCCGGGAAAGCCATCGGCTGCTTCCCCCAGCAATTCCGCCTCATGGCGCAGGAGAGGCTCTTGCTGGAGAGGTGTGAGGGGTAAAGGGCCTTTGCTGGCAAATTGTTCCTCCGGCAGAAAGCGGCCGGGGTGGTACACCATGCACCGGGCTCCGATTGCCGCAGTGAATTCCAGGGAAGCCTGGAGTACGTCCCTGTGCATATCGGGGTGGGCGGCGTTCATGAGATTTAACGGGTTGGGCGCATGGGTGCTGTAGGCAAAGGGGAAGTCGGCAAGAATCTTTTGGATCTCGGAGGTTCGCCGGTGATCCAGGCGGCCGTTGCGTACCGCGTCGACACCGTGTATCGATATCTCCGCTGCGGTCAAGCCAAATTCCTGGAAGGCAAGGAGGTCGCGCTGCAAGGCCTTTAAACTGCCGTCAACGCGCACTTCATTGATATTACTGCCTATCTCTAACATGTGGCAAAGACCTCCCGGCCGGCGACAAAGGTTTTGAGTACTCTCGGGAAATCGTCGGAATGATCGACCAGTACCATGTCCGCCGCCTTGCCGACGGCAAGCGACCCTGTCTCATCGGCGATACCGACTGCCCGGGCCGGATTGAGGCTGACCATCTTGATCGCCTCGTGCAACGGCAGGATTTCCAGCTTGGTTAAGGTTGCTACGGCGTGGAGCATGGTCATCGGCGAGTAGTCAGAACAGAGAATATCACCGAATCCCGAGCTGATCGCCTCGCGGGCACTGAGATTCTTGGCCTGTGACTGGCCGCGGAGGACATTGGGGGAACCGAGGCAAACACTGACCCCCAGTTCCCGGGCAGTACGAACCGTCTCGATATTTACCGGAAATTCAGTCATGCCGATGTTCATCTCCTTCAGCCAGGTTATTTTCTCCCGGGAGTCGTCGTCGTGGGAGGCGATGGCGATGCCGTGCTGCCGGCAGATGTCGATCAGGTCGGCGATTACCGCCGAGGCATGGTTCTTTTTCGCTTCGAGTTTGCGTTCTATGATCTGGTCCATCTCCGAATCGGTCTTGGCGTACACCGGGCCATAGTAGTTCTTAAACGACAGGATGTCGCGGAACTGGCCCTGGCCGGGCGAGTGGTCCATAAAGGAGAAAAGATTGATCTGTTCGTCGCCAATCAACTCCTGAAGATAGGGTACCGCCCCGAGATCGGTGATCTCGAAACGGGCATGAATCTTGGTGTTTACCTTGAGTTTCTGCCGGAGCTTGTTGATCTCTCTAATGATCCTTGCCGCGGTATTGTTGTTGCGAAGGCCCACCTCAAGTTCGGCAAAGGAAAGCGAGTGGTACATGGTGGTTATGCCGCAGGCGGCAATTTTCTTGTCCAGCTCAAAGACGGCGATATCCACCGGGAAAAAGGTGTTGGGGCGGGGTTCAATGCCCTTTTCAATGGCATCGGAATGCATATCGACAAACCCGGGAAAAAGGAAGTTGCCGGCCCCGTCAATCTCCCGTCCGCCTTTGAGTTTTCCCTCGCCAATCCTGGCAATTCGGCCATCTTCAACCTGCAACGAGGCATTTTCCCTGATCCCATCCGGGGTAACCACCTGGGCATTGACGATTACAAAACTGTCCTGCATGTCATCTCCTCGATCAATAGTCAAAAATATATAAGTATTCAGTATTATATGTATTTTAAAATAGTGACCTTCATAGACTTTTCTGGTCAGCTGATGTGAACAACCGAATCGGTCACCGATTGCAGAAGCCCTGCATCATGGAAGATCCCGATCATCGTTGTGCCCTCCTCCCGCAATTCTCTGAGAATATCCAGGACGATTCCCACCGAGTCCCGGTCCAGGGAGGCGGTCGGCTCATCCAGCAGGAGCAGACGTGGCTGCCAGCTCACCGCCCGGGCGATATTGACCCGCTGTTGTTCGCCACCACTGAAGGTTGCCGGATAGGCATCAAAGAGGTGGGCAGGAATACGCAAGCGTTCAAGGAGAGTGGTTGCCCGCTCACGGGCAGCCTCGCGGCTGACGCCGTTGCGGCTGAGAATCGGTTCCATGACCACATCGAGGGCGGAAACCCGGGGGATGACTTTTAGAAACTGGCTGACATAGCCCATTTCCCGGTAGCGAATATCGATTACCGCCTGGTCCGGCAAGGTGGCGAGATCAACCATGCCGTGGGCCGCGGATTGGTAGCGGATTGCACCGCTGCTGGCGAGGTAGGTGCGGTACATGCACTTCAGCACCGTACTCTTGCCTGCCCCACTCGGTCCGGCAAGGCCAAGAAAGCCTCCCGGCGGGACGTGGAAGGAGACATCGCGGCAGGCCGTGATCTTTTTGTCGCCAAGTATGTGCAGGGTGAAGGTTTTTCCCAGGTTTTCTACGGTAATCACTGAAGCTCCTTTTCTCTTCTATAATTGGGAGGCCACGAGAAGTTGGGTATAGCGATGCTGCGGGTCCTGGAGAATTTGGTCGGTCAGGCCGTTTTCGACGATATGGCCTGCCTTCATCACCATGGTCCGTTGACACAAAAGATTAATGACGCCAAGGTCATGGGAGACGACGAGCATCGACAGATTGAATTCGCTGCGCAGATTTCTGATGAGATCGAGGACCCGGGCCTGGACGGAGAGGTCAAGACCGGTTGTGACCTCATCGAGGAAGAGGATCAGCGGATTGTTCGACAGGGCCTTGGCGATCTGCACCCGTTGCTGCATGCCACCGCTGAAGTTGGCCGGCGGCTCATCCATTCTCTGTATGGGGATTTCGGTTTTTTCCAGGAGTTCCGAGGCTCTCTGGCGCATCCTGGCGATGTTTCGCCACCCGGCGCCGAGGAGCCGCTCGGCAATATTGCCGCCGGAGCTGACCGCCATGCGGAGGCCCAGGTGCGGATTCTGGTAGACAATGCCCATCAGGGCATTTCTCAGCTGCCTCTTTTGAAAGTGGCTGAGCTGCAGGAGGTTTCTGCTGTAGTCGCCGTCTTCGGGGAACAACTCCGCCACCGGCTGAGGGCCCATCGTGGAGCGGTGTACCTCCATGCTCCCGCGGCTGGCCTCCCATTCAAAATGCAGGAGGCGGACCAGGGTGCTCTTGCCGGAACCGCTCTCACCAACCACCCCCAGTGCTTCGCCCGGAAAGAGATCGAAGGATACGTCGTTGCAAGCAAGCACTGAGCCGCAGTGGGGGCAGAGATTGGTGTCATGTTCCGGGCCGGTTGCCGCAAGGCATCGGCGGCAACCCGTACCGAAGCGTTTGGTCAGACCCCGAATGCGAATCAACGGTTGCATTGTTCTCTCCTTTTATCGCAATATCCGGAATCGGAACAAAAATAACTGCGGGTTCCCTCGGTGTTATCGATGACCTCATCGAGAAAGCTATCGGTGGCGCCGCAGCGGGCACACGACTTGCCGGCAAAGTTCTCGGTTCTAAACGGATGGTCTTCAAACTCCAGGGGAACCACGGCGGTATGGGGTGGAATGGCATAAATCCGTTTCTCCCGACCGGCCCCGAAGAGAAAAAGGGTATCGGCCATGTGCAGTTTCGGCACGTCCCAGCGGGGAATGGGGCTGGGGTCGGTGATATAGCGGCCGTTCACCGTCACCGGATAGCGGTAGCTGATGGTGATTTCGCCATAGCGGACGATATCTTCATACAGATACAGCCACATCCGGCTGTAATCGGCCTCGGCGTGCATCCGCCGGGTCTCCATTTCCGAAGGTTCCACCTCACGCAGCGCCTCCGGATACGGAACCTGCAAAACCAGGATCTGCTCCTCGGTCATAGGCTCCTCCGGGATGCGGTGCCGGGTCTGGATGATGGTGGCCTCGGCGGTATCGGTGGTCACCGTCACTCCCGCGACCTTGGCGACAAATTTCTTGATATTGACGGCGTTGACGCTGCCGTCACAGCCCTGGTCGATGACCTTGAGGATATCGTCCGGTTGAATGACGGCAAGGGTAATCTGCAGG
Proteins encoded in this region:
- a CDS encoding ATP-binding protein, whose amino-acid sequence is MSFRNKLGFAFGSVVAIMVAILLVVWWSMDTAMMRQKAITTFSLDVYKSLYAIGHEQFQFIITQKMQHAITTSELLEDLTGRFVQETERFVREGVTREKAPTDGLVDYREEFRRFSVKTVELETAKSRVSVEAAHLFAASSQLAEQGEVGGTSLLTQTGQVLLVERDYLLTLGAGKAAQVVEGVTALERLAKEIMQDTEDRALRLKLFRIVKAAATYRTVFTNYLREQEDLAGEYQQLYRSGRDLTEELQSFLARERQYGEREIARLKTIAVAASLLALLVAVLAALILADRITKPIEQLKISAQEILGGNLATTVDIVSRDEVGSLGRIFNQMIEKLRTSFDEILRYRDRLEEQVAERTQALQREVEERRDIEHKLRIGEEQLRMIIDQSPLGVIVWDNSFRVVRWNKMAERIFGYRAGEAIGLPATAVMPAEMHVHLDKIWTKLIGSPAGVRSSNINLRKNGETIQCDWFNTPIYDRSGAVMGALSLVQDATERIRAEEEGLKLKKLESTGILAGGIAHDFNNILTAILGNLNLSLQDEALGKETHRLLVAAEKASLRAKDLTQQLLTFAKGGEPIRESTSLREIIEDSAGFVLHGSNVSCHNDIPGDLWPAMVDRGQISQVIQNIVINARHAMPNGGVVRISCENIEAGRVQNAVVDPDKRYVKITIGDTGIGIPQHLLDKIFDPYFTTKQEGSGLGLAITLAIVNKHNGHIFVHSTPGQGTEFAIYLPAADGAAEDKPATKPPSIAGPRRVLVMDDEQMVREVIGVMLRSLGHEVLFAAEGGEAVALVAARQGSDAPVGLVIVDLTIPGGMGGMEAMRQLHDLDPALPVIVASGYSNDPVMASYRDYGFSAAVAKPFVLSELRQAIENALNRSLA
- a CDS encoding sugar phosphate isomerase/epimerase; translated protein: MLEIGSNINEVRVDGSLKALQRDLLAFQEFGLTAAEISIHGVDAVRNGRLDHRRTSEIQKILADFPFAYSTHAPNPLNLMNAAHPDMHRDVLQASLEFTAAIGARCMVYHPGRFLPEEQFASKGPLPLTPLQQEPLLRHEAELLGEAADGFPGTIIAMENARPYLHHSPYCYAEIPHMLAFQVKQINRSNVRITLDFGHLHLSTKFYNLDMISEVRSIAPHIAHCHVHDNFGHSVYATEKIQTHQLPFGKGDSHMPVGWGNIPFSPLFREFIRNYNGLLICELRSRYFEQTGVAARNLLSIIESLEDHSQLRSGKGSI
- the phnM gene encoding phosphonate metabolism protein PhnM; the encoded protein is MQDSFVIVNAQVVTPDGIRENASLQVEDGRIARIGEGKLKGGREIDGAGNFLFPGFVDMHSDAIEKGIEPRPNTFFPVDIAVFELDKKIAACGITTMYHSLSFAELEVGLRNNNTAARIIREINKLRQKLKVNTKIHARFEITDLGAVPYLQELIGDEQINLFSFMDHSPGQGQFRDILSFKNYYGPVYAKTDSEMDQIIERKLEAKKNHASAVIADLIDICRQHGIAIASHDDDSREKITWLKEMNIGMTEFPVNIETVRTARELGVSVCLGSPNVLRGQSQAKNLSAREAISSGFGDILCSDYSPMTMLHAVATLTKLEILPLHEAIKMVSLNPARAVGIADETGSLAVGKAADMVLVDHSDDFPRVLKTFVAGREVFATC
- the phnL gene encoding phosphonate C-P lyase system protein PhnL, yielding MITVENLGKTFTLHILGDKKITACRDVSFHVPPGGFLGLAGPSGAGKSTVLKCMYRTYLASSGAIRYQSAAHGMVDLATLPDQAVIDIRYREMGYVSQFLKVIPRVSALDVVMEPILSRNGVSREAARERATTLLERLRIPAHLFDAYPATFSGGEQQRVNIARAVSWQPRLLLLDEPTASLDRDSVGIVLDILRELREEGTTMIGIFHDAGLLQSVTDSVVHIS
- a CDS encoding ATP-binding cassette domain-containing protein; protein product: MQPLIRIRGLTKRFGTGCRRCLAATGPEHDTNLCPHCGSVLACNDVSFDLFPGEALGVVGESGSGKSTLVRLLHFEWEASRGSMEVHRSTMGPQPVAELFPEDGDYSRNLLQLSHFQKRQLRNALMGIVYQNPHLGLRMAVSSGGNIAERLLGAGWRNIARMRQRASELLEKTEIPIQRMDEPPANFSGGMQQRVQIAKALSNNPLILFLDEVTTGLDLSVQARVLDLIRNLRSEFNLSMLVVSHDLGVINLLCQRTMVMKAGHIVENGLTDQILQDPQHRYTQLLVASQL
- a CDS encoding alpha-D-ribose 1-methylphosphonate 5-phosphate C-P-lyase PhnJ, producing the protein MPLHEWPKRNDGQDNGSEHRVGYPFGFMDEGAKKEIRRAILKAVAIPGYQVPYGSREMPIARGWGTGGLQITLAVIQPDDILKVIDQGCDGSVNAVNIKKFVAKVAGVTVTTDTAEATIIQTRHRIPEEPMTEEQILVLQVPYPEALREVEPSEMETRRMHAEADYSRMWLYLYEDIVRYGEITISYRYPVTVNGRYITDPSPIPRWDVPKLHMADTLFLFGAGREKRIYAIPPHTAVVPLEFEDHPFRTENFAGKSCARCGATDSFLDEVIDNTEGTRSYFCSDSGYCDKRREQCNR